AGGCCCTTGCCGGGGTGCTGCCTGCGCTTGGTGTGAGCGTTGCGCTGGTGGAGCAGCCCTGGCGCGTTGCGGGGAAGAAGGTTGCTCCCGCTCCCAAGACGCTGGACGTCGGGTGGCGTGGGGTGTGGCCGCTGCTCGAGAAGCCCGGGCTTCCCGTCGTCGCCGGGGGGAGGAGCGCGGGGGCCCGCGTTGCCTGTCGGACCGCCGGTGAGTTGGGGGCCTGCGGGGTGCTTGCTCTGAGTTTTCCGCTGCATCCGCCCGGGAAGCCCGAGAAGTCCCGGGCGGAGGAGTTGCTCGGCGCGGGCGTACCCACATTGGTCGTACAGGGCGGGAACGATCCCTTCGGGAAGCCCGGGGAGTTCCCCGACGGGGAGTTCGGGCTGGTGGAGGTGGGGGGTGGTGATCATGGGTTCGCCGTGCCCAAGCGCGGGGCCCTGACCCAGGAGCAGGCTC
The sequence above is drawn from the Streptomyces sp. NBC_01465 genome and encodes:
- a CDS encoding alpha/beta hydrolase family protein, which produces MSRVESVETVVGEARVTWFPAKKAWLVVGLGHGAGGGIDARDLQALAGVLPALGVSVALVEQPWRVAGKKVAPAPKTLDVGWRGVWPLLEKPGLPVVAGGRSAGARVACRTAGELGACGVLALSFPLHPPGKPEKSRAEELLGAGVPTLVVQGGNDPFGKPGEFPDGEFGLVEVGGGDHGFAVPKRGALTQEQALDVITDGVSEWVRMLREC